From a region of the Kwoniella mangroviensis CBS 8507 chromosome 1 map unlocalized Ctg01, whole genome shotgun sequence genome:
- a CDS encoding septum-promoting GTP-binding protein 1, whose protein sequence is MTDQGYISSGSGSGRVSGGEGGDRNSIVLKVGMVGDSQIGKTSLMVKYVEGSFDEDYIQTLGVNFMEKAITIRNTEITFSIWDLGGQREFVSMLPLVSNDAVAILFMFDLTRKATLNSVKEWYRQARGFNKTAIPVLIGTKYDQFASFPREEQEEITKQAKRFSKAMHAPLIFCSTSHSINVQKIFKIVLAKAFDLKCVIPEIDEVGEPILLYVDV, encoded by the exons ATGACAGACCAAGGCTACatatcatctggatcaggtaGCGGCAGGGTatcaggtggtgaagggggaGACAGGAATTC AATCGTCTTGAAAGTCGGTATGGTAGGAGATTCGCAGATTGGTAAAACGtcgttgatggtgaaatACGTCGAAGGTAGTTTTGA TGAGGATTATATACAAACGCTAGGAGTGAATTTCATGGAAAAGGCAATAACGATACGAAATACCGAGATAACATTTTCG ATATGGGATCTGGGTGGTCAGAGGGAATTCGTATCGATGTTACCACTAGTATCAAATGATGCTGTAGCGATATTGTTCATGTTTGATTTGACGAGGAAGGCGACTTTAAATAGTGTCAAGGAGTGGTATAGACAAGCTAGAGGTTtcaacaag ACCGCTATACCAGTGTTGATAGGTACGAAATACGATCAATTTGCCTCATTCCCACGTGAAGAACAGGAGGAAATCACAAAGCAAGCTAAGCGGTTCTCGAAAGCTATGCACGCTCCATTG ATATTCTGTTCGACATCGCATTCTATAAATGTACAGAAGATCTTCAAGATTGTTTTAGCCAAAGCATTTGATCTGAAG TGCGTTATACCGGAGATCGACGAAGTGGGAGAACCAATCTTATTGTACGTGGATGTATGA